TCATAAGAGCCGTAACACACCGTAATGGTAAAATTATGATCGGTAAAATTCCTCCTTTTCCAAGCTGCATTTGGATTTTTATGGTCGAATAATGTCCATTGTTCTACCTCTTCAGTCTCGTCATCTTTATTAATCTTCCAAATCAATAGAGTTGGGCACTCTTTCAAAGATGTCAAATAGTATCTTAATATCGTACCTCTCGCGTGCCTCGTGACAAGCTCGATATCTCTAAACGCCTCCAAACTCAAATCAAACGCAATAACGGTTAGCACATTAAAATTATTGATTGTAGTTTGAAGGACCCAATAGATCACCCCATTAACACAAATGCTCTCTTTCCAAAACCAAAAAATGTTGTTGGTCAATGAACTAGGTAAACTTTGATACTCTATCGGGTTCCAATATTTTGATCCGACTGTCAATACCGCGACCATGCTTATAGCATAATCTTCGTTTTCTCTCTTGTGAATAACACACAGAACTTTGAATACCTTATGTACAGGATCAAACCCTAATGCATTCCGAGATAAGATCATAGACTCGTTAGTTATTGCAGAAAGCTGGGTAAATTCCCGGGTTTTTATGTTTAATAGACTGAAACTCGTTGAAAATGGCCTATTCCTAACGAGACAAATTAGGTCGTTGCATATATTGGACGTGAGAGAATAATAATTCATAAGAAAATCAATGAAATATACATCCTTCCCTCTCACAAGAGAGCCAGTTGTTTTGGGGGTATTGTCATCGTTGAGCTCAAATGAGATAATCAATTTTTTCCCCCAAAATCTCGAGCGTAGCGCAAACCCAAGTTTAGGATGTTTATCATACGAAAGAGAGTGTCTAATCAAGAATGCTTGTATTGTTAATGTGGTATACCAGTGTTTGGAAACACGCTTGAATCTCGACAATGACTCTGGTGGCAGCCGCGACAAGATATCAATCTGAATTTCTTCAGGAATGTCTGCATTTGATGCATCAACTTTGCAAGCATCCATAATTCAACTCACAAGAtcacttaattaagacgactgtTATTCGATCAAAACCGCGAAAGAACCAGAAAGAAACAATTAATCAGAACTTTTATTATACGGAGTATACGATTAAGGCAGCCACAAAGTATTTAATGAAATTGTCACATGAAAATTCTATCATATATACTCGGCATCTTTCTATATTATTTTTTGAGGGAGTATATCTTTTTATATTATTGCGTTTCTCTTCAATTAATTCTTTCCTAGTTTCATTACTGTACAATCTCTTGAGATTTGGTTGTTATTAGGGGTGATAACGAGTCGAGTCGAGTCCGAGCTTGGTCTAATTCGGCTAATCGGCTTGCGCTCAAGAACCAAAAATAGAGCTCGAGCCAATTTCGAGCTCACCCGAGCATGTTAAGAATGTGCTCGCtatcaagcttgcgagctttaacgaAACTCAAGCTCAAATCGAACCTATATATAAtgataaatttttttatttttttttcttccgaTAATTTCAATAACAATGCTCGAAGATTAAATATAAAATATTTGGCAATCGGTGAGATATTTGATATATGTGATACAGTGATATAATcaagataaaatatttttataaaatatgaacaatatcTTATATAATCACACAAGCTTGAGCCACTCGCGAGCTTTTCAAGCCGATCTCGAGCCGAGCACGAGCTCAAGCCGATCTCGCACGACCCGAGCTTTGACCAAGCCTTGATCGAGCCGATCTTAAGTTACTTACGAGATGTCTCGTCTCATTACCACCCCTAGTTATTGCGCAATGGGAACCCAACCACAACCTTTGATGTGCAATGGGTAAACCCTCGGATATACATGATAGCGTGCAAACCAtgtatagcaggtaagccaccCGAGAGTGACAAGCTTGAATTCTAGAAGGCATGGACTCAGGCCATAAATACTCCACAAGATTGCTCTTGAACCTAAGTCTTCTGAAAATTTCATACAAATTATAATCACTAGACTTCATCATTGCAGATTTCTATGGTTTAGTTTATATGTAATTTCGTCGCAGACAACtagatatcttttttttttttttcattcacatATGCAAATATCAATTCTTTGGTATAAAAGTACTCCTAAATATAAGCCTTTACGCGAAAGCATTTTCAGCTTTTTCGCACCAATGTTACCCGATACATCGATCCCCACTGCCGTGCTTACCTACATACTTGCTATGCAGAAATTGAAGCACATAGGAAAAGAAAATTCCCTCGAGACACAACAATAACAAGTAAATGGCGATTTAGGGGCTCAAGTCGCTCCCTCCCGGAGCGATTTAAGTCGAGGTTTGGCTGCCATTAATTTGATATCATAAACTTGAGGTTTGGCTGCCATTAACTCACACCTTGGGTATGGTCCGAGCGGGTGAATGACTTTTATCCGAGCCTAGGTTCgatgatgacgtggacccattttggatAAATACTTTGAAATAACACTCATCTCGTTAATTTGTTTGCGTTTGAGccccattttggaaaaaaatttatgggGCCAGATGTACATAGCCTTGCCGATACAGTCTATTTAAGGACATTCCTAATAAATATTGCATCGAGAATTACATTGAATGACTACTACTTCACATTAAAAAGAGGGGCGACCATTTAGTCTCATCAAAGTATGGTACCCAAAAACTAAATCACATTTACTCAGGCCATACTGCCTGCTGCAACAAATCATAGCATCAAAATAAGAGGTTTTGCACTCCATAAATCATTACATTAACAAATTAAAGTTTTTAAACTAAAATCTTAAGTCAACAACACTACGATAATCAAAGTCAAATGAGGATAATATGAGAGATACAGAGTGTTACTCTAAGGCGAATTTCTCAAGATCATACCATTTATACGGAGACCAAGACACATCTTTTGGGACATTTACAAAATCTCGAAGCGAAACTTCATTACTTCGTACCTGACGTAGCAGGATGCTACCTCCTGCAACACAATTCCAACGACTACCGTAATTCAAGTTTTTGGGAAAACCATGTGCAATAAAACTTCTCCAATTCCAAGCAAcattcggatttttattgttaaaCAATGTAAACTGTTGTATCTCATCACCTTCTTCCTTCCAAACGAACAAAGTCGGGCACCCTTTTAAGGATGTCAAATAGTACTTGAATGTCCCACCATCCTCGCCAAACAGCTCGTAATCTCTAAACGTCTCGTGATTCAAATCAAAAGCAACAACGGTTAACATAATAGCATTTTGATCAATTTTAGTTTCATTGACCCAATAAATCACTCCATCAAGACAAAAGCTATTGTTGCTACTCCAATAAATCGAGTCCTCAGTCACCGAACAAGGTAAACATTCATACTCAATTGGTTTCCAATTTTTCGTTCCAAGAGTCAATATCGCGGCCTTGGTCCCACACCCTTTGCTTCGATCATTAATACTCAGAACCTTGAATACCTTATTTACAGGATCAAACCCTAATGCATACCAAAATCTCATTAATGGATCCGCATACTCATCCATAGTCATTGCTGGAAGCCGGATATAATCTTGAGTTCTTACGTTTAAAAGAACGACACTCCTTGAAGAgttattaaaaagacaaatgagGTCATTGCATATATTAGAGTTGTAATAGTAATGATCGGTCATGAGACGATGACTGAAATATTCCTGATACCCTATTATTACCTCCTCAGTACTCGTCTCTCTTCCGCCGCCTATAAAACTATTATAAGTCAGGTCGAATGAGATAATTTTGTTCCATCTCAAAACCGTATTGTTTTCCAGTGCCAGTGCCACAAAGGCAAGTTTTGAATGTTTATCATATGAACTAGAGTGTTTAAGCAAGAATGCTTGTATGGTTAATGTATCATTCCAGTGTTTCGAAACACACTTGCATCTCGACAATGACTTGGATGGCAGCCTCGACAAGATATCAATCTGAATTTTTTCAGGAAAGTCTGCAGATGATACATCGCTCACATTAAACGTTAAACCTCGCAAGATCACTCGACTAAGACGGTTGTAAAACTCGCAAGATAATTTAACTAAGGCGGTTGCTATTTCCATCATGACCGCGAAAGGATACGAAAAGCGACAATACTCAAATTAAGGCAGTCAAAAAGGGTATTTGTACTAGGTATGGCAATGAGACCGTATTTTAAAAGTATCCTAATTCCCTTTCCTAGTCCTTTGAGGATTCTAACtacttacctttttttttttttttttgatgacgaggaggttggatcctccccGGATACAGGACCCCACCCTGCTAGGCGCCTGTACCATGTGAGTTCTTTCCCGCGGGGATTATTCCCTCTCCGGGCGTCAGGTCCCCAGGAAAGTGTTCATCTAGGGAATCGAATCCAGGCCCTCGCAATTCCTCCTTAGGAGGCTTTGAGGTTACCCTGGAATTCCACTAGACTCACAATTATTCTAACACAATTCGGAATTATCAGAAATCAATAGTTTTGTTATTATATCCTATATACCGCAAGACAACACTTTCCTAAAATTGGACAATTATTATCAATAAACATCGGACAGTCAGATTTGTAGGAAACCCtaataggaataaatataatagttgggcctcaaccatttGGTTGAGATGATTCATCGCTGTTAAATTAAAAATTTCGATATGATATTCTGATTCTCTAAACTGCCTTCAATCCGACAAATAGGGACAATCCGACAATTAAAGTGATAAAAGTTTTTACCTTGTTGATTATCAACGTCAAATGGGGACAATCCGACAATATAGTCTGATTTGTTTTCTGTTACCTATAGACGGTGATCCAATAATTCGACCATTACAATCTAAGAAAATAATAAATCGATCTTGTAATTATTAACAAAGTGTATAAAACTAAAATCTCGAAAGTCGCCAAATATATCGATAATTTAACTGTCTCTCGAAAAATTCCATGACAATCTCCAACTTCATAAGTAACACATTTAAAGCTATAGCATGTTACTTTAAAGCGAAATTCTCAAGATCGTAGGACGAATACAAATAACATCCGGAATTAGTCGATCCACGACATTGTAGTAGCAGGATGCTACCTCCTGCACTAGTTATCCCATGATAAGGGTAAGGTACCATTATAGGAATATTATGATTAGTTAAATTCCTCATTTTCCAAGCAGCATTCGGATTTTTATGGTTAAATAATGTCCATTGTTCTACATCACTTTTCGTCTTCCAAATAAACAGAGTAGGGCACTCTTTCAAAGATGTCAAATAGTATTCGAATATCCTATCTCTCACGGGTGTCCTGACAAGCTCGTATTGTCTGGACACCTCACGATTCAAATCAAAAGCAATAACGGTTAGCACGATAACATTATTTAATGTATTTTCATGGACCCAATAAATCACTCCGTCATGACAAAGGGTATTGGTGCTAGTCCACCACGGCAATTTCTTGATCACCGAACCAGGTAAACTTTCACCCTCTATTGGCTTCCAATACTTGATCCAACAATCAATATCGCGGCCTTGGTTCTCGTACAATTTTTGCTTGTGCTTTCGTTAATAATACTCAGAACTTTGAAAACCTTAAGTCTTGGATCAAACCCTAATGCGTACCAAGATCTGAAATCACTCATATCAGACTTCATAGTTATTGCGGGAAACGGATAAAATCCACGAGTATTAATGTTTAAAAAAGAGCAGACACACGTTGAGGATGGAATATAGAGGCAAATGAGGTCGTTGCATATATTGGACATGTAAAAATGATCACGCGTAAGAAAATAAGACAAATGCACATCCTGCAGTCTGATCCAACTCCCGTTCACAGTCATAATCGTTGTTTTCGGGGTGTTGTCATCATTGAGCTCGAATGACAAAACCGACTCGTTCCCCCAAGTGATCGAGCGTGCCACAAAAGCAAATTTTGAATGTTTATCATACGAACGAGAGTGTTTAACCAAGAATGCTTGTATGGTTAATGTATCACTCCAGTGTTTCGAAACACACTTGCATCTCGACAATGACTCGGGAGGCAGCCTCGACAGGATTTCAATCTGAATGTCTTCAGGAATGTCTGCATTTAAAACATCACTCGTATTGTACTCCCGTCTTTTATCTCCACTTTCAATCTTTTGCTCTACAATCAACTCCATGGAACTATCAACTTTGCTAGTAACCAGAATTCAACTCACAAGATCACTTAACTAATTAACACGGTTTTTGTTCAATCAAAACCGCAACAGAACATTAAAAGAAACAGAACTCGAAATTTATAATTAAGAAAGCCACAAAGGGTATTTGGCTATTTGTATCCTATTTCCCTGTCCTAGTTCTTTTAGAATTTCGCTTCTTTCGTTAATTATTCTAACACAATTCGAAAACCGATAATTCGGTATGATCCTATATATACCGCAAATCAATACTCTCCGAAAATTAATGGACAATCACAAATTCTTGTATAAAGCGAACCTACACAAGTATTAAGGTGAGTCGGCCGTTACCTAAAGCATTTTCAGCTTTCCATACCGATGTTTTCCAATCCATAAATATCCCAATTATTATACACGGCCGCGCTTGCCTACATACTCGATTGATATATTCCTATAAATAATATCTCAAATTCTTGGACAGTGTGTACTGAATGCATTAGCTTCATCATCAAAAAACTACAGGTAATGAAACTAATAAGAAAGCAAATTTCCCTAAACCAAAATAAATATTGCACCGAGAATTGCATCAAATAAAAGAGACGCaatcatttttattcattctaaTCCGGAACCAAAGATCGAACAGAATAATCTTTGGGTTTTTTTGCATTATACAACAGTAATTCAATCTAAGAAGGCGAATCATTGTTGTAACAATGCAGTTTGACCTTGTAGTCCATCAAAGTCAAATGCAGATAATataaagagtaaattatcaattacacttATACTTAATCTAATTTTTTAAACTTACTCCCAGGTTAATTTTTTCTTTTCTAAATTTATGAATAAAGTTTGACCCTTAAAATATAAAAGTTACATAAATTTGGACTAtacgattaaagttacactacttGTGATGAAAGTTGCACTATTTAGGACTAAACACGAAAAGGAACACTACTTTAAAACATAGTATGTGAAATCATACAAAGAGTATTTAGCTATTTGTACAGTATCCTAATTTCCTATGTTTCCTTTTAGAATTATATCCCTTACCTTAATCAAACCCGGGGTATATGTTTCATTCAGGGAATTAAAATGATCAAAAATTTTACCTTGCGAAAATGACCATCAATGTCAAATGGGGATAATCCGACAATACAAGAATGATCGGAGTATATATTACTCCACAGCGAAAATTCTCCACTTTACTCGAATATATGTGAACACTATTTTAAGCACAAATGCAACATAAAATCTTAAATTGCATTTACAACACTGTAgtgaaaaaatataaaacatgTATAGCATATTACTCTATGGCAAAATTCTCGAGATCATACGATAAATACTCAGAACACTCGGAATTAATCGATTTCCAATATTGTAACAGGAGGATGCCACCACCTGCAACAGGTGTATCATCAGAAGAAGAGGCATAAGGTACCGGTATGGGAAAATTATGATTAGTAAAATTCCTCATTTTCCAAGCTGCATTCAGATTTTTATGGTTAAATAATGTCCATTGTTCTACCTCTTCGGTGTCACCATTTTTAATCTTCCAAATGAACAGAGTTGGACGCTCTTTCAAAGATGTCAAATAGTATCTAAATGTCCTATCTCGCATGGGTGTTTTGACAAGCTCGTAATCTCTGAACGCCCCGCAGTTCAGATCATAAGCAAAAACGGTCAGCACAATAATATCATCGATTGTATTTTTATGGACCCAATAAATCACTCCATCAAGACAACGGCTATTGGTGGTACTCCGCCAAGCCAAGCTCTTGGTCAATGAACTTGGAAAACATTTGTAGTCTATTGGGTTCCAATAGTTCGATCCAATAGTTAAAATCGCGGCGTTGGTACACTCTTTGCTTGTGATGCGTCCATAAGTTATACTCAGAACTTTGAATACCTTGTGTACAGGATCAAACCCTAATGCATACCAATATTTGGAAGTACTCCTCGCGTACTTCTTAGTTATTGCAGGAAGCTTGATAAAATCCCGGGTTTTTATGTTTAAAAGACCGATAAAAGTTGAATTTGGATTAAAGAGACAAATTAGGTCGTTGCATATATTGGACATGTATAAATAATTACGTATAGGAAAATCAGTGGAAGATAAATTCTTCCCTCTGATCAAAGAGTCAGGTTTTTTTGGCTTTGCCACAGGCAAAGTCGTCGTTTTGGGGGTGTTGTCATCGTTAAGCTCGACTGAGATAACATAGTTTTGTCCCCAAATACTCGAGCGTGCCACAAAAGCAAGTTTTGGGTGTTTATCATATGAACGAGAGTGTCTAACCAAGAACGCTTGTATGGTTAATGTATCATCCCAGTGTTTCGAAACACACTTGAGTCTCGACAATGACTTGGATGGCAGCCTCGTCAAGATTTCAATTTGAATTTCTTCAGGAATGTCGTCTACATCAGATGCAGCACCCGTATTGCAGTCCCGTCTTTTATCTTTGCCTTCAATCTTTTGCTCTACATTCAACTCCATggaaatattttaatcaaagtatGTGTATGTGAAGACGTTATAATTAAGGCCGCCACAAAAGGTTTTtgactatttgtacaatgaagaAACTCTGGTACTATTATATTTTTGTGGACACCAGTAGCAGAGAGGCCCAACACGGgttattcacgcttccgcacaagtCACAACATACAATATCCTAGTCCTTTTAGAAATTATATATCCCTTACCTTAATTATTCTAACACAACTCGGAAACCGAAAATTTTGTTATATATATCCTATATTCCTATATATACCGCATAATAATACTTTCCTAAAAATCAATTGAGAACTAAAAATATTATGGACACAATCATGATCAATCGACTGCGTGCAGACTTATAGAAAACCCGACGTCTAAAAGTCATATGAAAATCTGATTTTAAAAATTCGACATCTAAATGTCATTCACAAGAGATCAGTACATAACAAAATCATTACAGCATTTCATGACTTCTACAACTGTGAGGCAAAAAGAAATCGGATGTACGCAACTTCCCCTTGTGTTAACTGTTAACGACACAATCAAAGGTGTCTGAATAATCCATAATAAAAATTGGATTGAGAAATATTGCATTGATAGATTACCGTCTCACATGAAAAAGAAGGCGAACAAGTTTAGTCGGCTATTATATTTTCTATTATCGCAACTTGGAACTGAATTACAATAAATTCTTGGCTCCATTTGAAGTGGAACGAACCCCAGGCAAAAAATACACGAGAAATGGGAATgacattaaaaaaaatatattatgaGTAAAACTATGAAATACAATTAGGTATCAAAATCTCGAACCTTAACATTCACAAAGGAAAATGGGACATAAAACGATATATATGAAAACTAAAATATGTTACTCTACAGCGAACTTCTCAAGATCATACAATAAATACCAAGAATACTCGGAATTAATCCATTTTGAATATTGTAGCAGGGTGCTACTTCCTGCAACAGTTGCTGCCGCATGAACCTCGTGAGGTACCCCTATGGAAAAATTAT
This sequence is a window from Silene latifolia isolate original U9 population chromosome 8, ASM4854445v1, whole genome shotgun sequence. Protein-coding genes within it:
- the LOC141594558 gene encoding putative F-box protein At3g52320, translated to MELNVEQKIEGKDKRRDCNTGAASDVDDIPEEIQIEILTRLPSKSLSRLKCVSKHWDDTLTIQAFLVRHSRSYDKHPKLAFVARSSIWGQNYVISVELNDDNTPKTTTLPVAKPKKPDSLIRGKNLSSTDFPIRNYLYMSNICNDLICLFNPNSTFIGLLNIKTRDFIKLPAITKKYARSTSKYWYALGFDPVHKVFKVLSITYGRITSKECTNAAILTIGSNYWNPIDYKCFPSSLTKSLAWRSTTNSRCLDGVIYWVHKNTIDDIIVLTVFAYDLNCGAFRDYELVKTPMRDRTFRYYLTSLKERPTLFIWKIKNGDTEEVEQWTLFNHKNLNAAWKMRNFTNHNFPIPVPYASSSDDTPVAGGGILLLQYWKSINSECSEYLSYDLENFAIE
- the LOC141594557 gene encoding F-box protein DOR-like encodes the protein MEIATALVKLSCEFYNRLSRVILRGLTFNVSDVSSADFPEKIQIDILSRLPSKSLSRCKCVSKHWNDTLTIQAFLLKHSSSYDKHSKLAFVALALENNTVLRWNKIISFDLTYNSFIGGGRETSTEEVIIGYQEYFSHRLMTDHYYYNSNICNDLICLFNNSSRSVVLLNVRTQDYIRLPAMTMDEYADPLMRFWYALGFDPVNKVFKVLSINDRSKGCGTKAAILTLGTKNWKPIEYECLPCSVTEDSIYWSSNNSFCLDGVIYWVNETKIDQNAIMLTVVAFDLNHETFRDYELFGEDGGTFKYYLTSLKGCPTLFVWKEEGDEIQQFTLFNNKNPNVAWNWRSFIAHGFPKNLNYGSRWNCVAGGSILLRQVRSNEVSLRDFVNVPKDVSWSPYKWYDLEKFALE
- the LOC141594556 gene encoding putative F-box protein At1g60370 → MDACKVDASNADIPEEIQIDILSRLPPESLSRFKRVSKHWYTTLTIQAFLIRHSLSYDKHPKLGFALRSRFWGKKLIISFELNDDNTPKTTGSLVRGKDVYFIDFLMNYYSLTSNICNDLICLVRNRPFSTSFSLLNIKTREFTQLSAITNESMILSRNALGFDPVHKVFKVLCVIHKRENEDYAISMVAVLTVGSKYWNPIEYQSLPSSLTNNIFWFWKESICVNGVIYWVLQTTINNFNVLTVIAFDLSLEAFRDIELVTRHARGTILRYYLTSLKECPTLLIWKINKDDETEEVEQWTLFDHKNPNAAWKRRNFTDHNFTITVCYGSYDIPAAGGSTLLQYSASIDSKCSYYVSYDLENFAIE